A portion of the Chelonia mydas isolate rCheMyd1 chromosome 23, rCheMyd1.pri.v2, whole genome shotgun sequence genome contains these proteins:
- the CNOT3 gene encoding CCR4-NOT transcription complex subunit 3 isoform X8: MADKRKLQGEIDRCLKKVSEGVEQFEDIWQKLHNAANANQKEKYEADLKKEIKKLQRLRDQIKTWVASNEIKDKRQLIDNRKLIETQMERFKVVERETKTKAYSKEGLGLAQKVDPAQKEKEEVGQWLTNTIDTLNMQVDQFESEVESLSVQTRKKKGDKDKQDRIEGLKRHIEKHRYHIRMLETILRMLDNDSIQVDSIRKIKDDVEYYVDSSQDPDFEENEFLYDDLDLEDIPQALVATSPPSHSHLEDEIFNQSSSTPTSTTSSSPIPPSPANCTTENSEDDKKRGRSTDSEVSQSPAKNGSKSVHNNHPPPSPAVTPSYQLGSSSSTSSSLGNGPGSSSNGAVSNSSGSGGAKAIPVAGHTPSTPTPYAQAVAPPPPGANASQPRPPSAQQNASKQNGATSECREEARFKGYSSVVADSTSDSVLGSSGPALPSQPVAHNPPSSAAKEPSGAPAPPSASSGLLVPMTVNTPSSPTPSFSEAKPSQPLLNGPPQFSSTPEIKAPEPLSSLKSMAERAAIGSSIEDPVPSLHLAERADILISSTTSQPASSQPPIQLSEVNIPLSLGVCPLGPVPLTKEQLYQQAMEEAAWHHMPHPSDSERIRQYLPRNPCPTPPYHHQMPPLHSDTVEFYQRLSTETLFFIFYYLEGTKAQYLAAKALKKQSWRFHTKYMMWFQRHEEPKTITDEFEQGTYIYFDYEKWGQRKKEGFTFEYRYLEDRDLQ; encoded by the exons aggcTGAGGGACCAGATCAAGACGTGGGTAGCTTCAAACGAGATCAAGGACAAGAGGCAGCTGATAGACAACCGGAAACTCATTGAGACG CAAATGGAGCGGTTCAAGGTGGTGGAGCGGGAGACCAAGACCAAAGCCTACTCCAAGGAGGGGCTGGGCCTGGCGCAGAAAGTCGACCCTGCCcagaaggagaaggaagaggtcGGCCAGTGGTTAACG aacACCATCGACACGCTGAACATGCAGGTGGATCAGTTTGAGAGCGAGGTGGAGTCACTCTCTGTGCAGACACGCAAGAAGAAGGGGGACAAGGAT AAGCAGGACCGGATCGAGGGGCTGAAGCGGCACATCGAAAAGCACCGGTACCACATCCGCATGCTGGAGACCATCCTGCGCATGCTGGACAATGACTCCATCCAGGTGGACTCAATCCGCAAGATCAAGGACGACGTGGAGTATTACGTGGACTCCTCGCAGGACCCCGACTTCGAGGAGAACGAGTTTCTCTACGATGACCTCGACTTAGAAGACATTC CGCAGGCTCTGGTAGCCACCTCCCCGCCCAGCCACAGCCATCTGGAGGACGAGATCTTCAACCAGTCCAGCAGCACTCCCACCTCCACCACCTCCAGCTCGCCCATTCCGCCCAGCCCTGCCAACTGCACGACG gagaaTTCGGAAGATGACAAGAAGAGGGGGCGGTCGACAGACAGCGAGGTCAGTCAG TCTCCCGCGAAGAACGGTTCGAAAAGCGTCCACAACAACCACCCCCCGCCCTCGCCGGCCGTCACACCCAGCTACCAGCtgggcagcagctccagcacctCTTCCTCGCTGGGCAACGGCCCGGGCTCCAGCAGCAACGGAGCCGTGTCCAACAGCAGCGGGAGCGGTGGGGCCAAGGCCATCCCAGTCGCCGGCCACAcgcccagcacccccaccccctacgcCCAGGCCgtcgcgcccccgccccccggtgccAACGCCTCGCAGCCCCGGCCTCCCAGCGCCCAGCAGAACGCCAGCAAGCAGAACGGGGCCACCAGTGAGTGCCGGGAGGAGGCACGGTTCAAGG GTTACAGCTCTGTGGTGGCTGACAGCACATCGGACTCCGTTCTCGGCAGCAgcggcccagcgctccccagccagccagtggcCCACAACCCGCCCAGCAGCGCTGC gaaAGAGCCCAGCGGAGCCCCTGCGCCCCCCAGTGCCAGCTCTGGCCTGCTAGTCCCCATGACGGTGAATACCCCAAGCTCCCCGACCCCGTCCTTCTCCGAAGCCAAGCCGAGCCAGCCATTGCTCAACGGGCCGCCCCAGTTCAGCTCCACGCCAGAAATCAAG GCACCCGAGCCCCTGAGCAGCTTGAAATCCATGGCAGAGCGGGCAGCCATTGGATCCAGTATAGAGGACCCAGTGCCATCTCTCCACCTGGCTGAAAGGG CAGACATTTTAATTAGTAGTACGACCTCGCAGCCGGCCTCCAGCCAGCCGCCTATCCAGCTGTCGGAGGTGAACATCCCTCTCTCCCTGGGGGTCTGCCCCCTGGGACCGGTGCCCCTCACCAAGGAGCAGCTCTACCAGCAGGCCATGGAGGAGGCAGCCTGGCATCACATGCCTCACCCCTCGGACTCAGAGAGGATCCG gcaGTACctgccccggaacccctgcccgaCCCCCCCTTACCACCACCAGATGCCTCCACTGCACTCGGacaccgtggagttctaccagcGGCTCTCGACGGAGACGCTCTTCTTCATCTTCTACTATCTGGAG ggtaCCAAGGCGCAGTACCTGGCGGCCAAAGCCCTGAAGAAGCAGTCGTGGCGGTTCCACACCAAGTACATGATGTGGTTCCAGCGGCACGAGGAGCCCAAGACCATCACGGATGAGTTTGAGCAG GGCACGTACATCTACTTCGACTATGAGAAATGGGGCCAGCGGAAGAAGGAAGGGTTCACTTTCGAGTACCGGTATCTAGAAGACCGTGACCTGCAGTGA
- the CNOT3 gene encoding CCR4-NOT transcription complex subunit 3 isoform X16: protein MADKRKLQGEIDRCLKKVSEGVEQFEDIWQKLHNAANANQKEKYEADLKKEIKKLQRLRDQIKTWVASNEIKDKRQLIDNRKLIETQMERFKVVERETKTKAYSKEGLGLAQKVDPAQKEKEEVGQWLTNTIDTLNMQVDQFESEVESLSVQTRKKKGDKDKQDRIEGLKRHIEKHRYHIRMLETILRMLDNDSIQVDSIRKIKDDVEYYVDSSQDPDFEENEFLYDDLDLEDIPQALVATSPPSHSHLEDEIFNQSSSTPTSTTSSSPIPPSPANCTTENSEDDKKRGRSTDSESPAKNGSKSVHNNHPPPSPAVTPSYQLGSSSSTSSSLGNGPGSSSNGAVSNSSGSGGAKAIPVAGHTPSTPTPYAQAVAPPPPGANASQPRPPSAQQNASKQNGATSYSSVVADSTSDSVLGSSGPALPSQPVAHNPPSSAAKEPSGAPAPPSASSGLLVPMTVNTPSSPTPSFSEAKPSQPLLNGPPQFSSTPEIKAPEPLSSLKSMAERAAIGSSIEDPVPSLHLAERDILISSTTSQPASSQPPIQLSEVNIPLSLGVCPLGPVPLTKEQLYQQAMEEAAWHHMPHPSDSERIRQYLPRNPCPTPPYHHQMPPLHSDTVEFYQRLSTETLFFIFYYLEGTKAQYLAAKALKKQSWRFHTKYMMWFQRHEEPKTITDEFEQGTYIYFDYEKWGQRKKEGFTFEYRYLEDRDLQ, encoded by the exons aggcTGAGGGACCAGATCAAGACGTGGGTAGCTTCAAACGAGATCAAGGACAAGAGGCAGCTGATAGACAACCGGAAACTCATTGAGACG CAAATGGAGCGGTTCAAGGTGGTGGAGCGGGAGACCAAGACCAAAGCCTACTCCAAGGAGGGGCTGGGCCTGGCGCAGAAAGTCGACCCTGCCcagaaggagaaggaagaggtcGGCCAGTGGTTAACG aacACCATCGACACGCTGAACATGCAGGTGGATCAGTTTGAGAGCGAGGTGGAGTCACTCTCTGTGCAGACACGCAAGAAGAAGGGGGACAAGGAT AAGCAGGACCGGATCGAGGGGCTGAAGCGGCACATCGAAAAGCACCGGTACCACATCCGCATGCTGGAGACCATCCTGCGCATGCTGGACAATGACTCCATCCAGGTGGACTCAATCCGCAAGATCAAGGACGACGTGGAGTATTACGTGGACTCCTCGCAGGACCCCGACTTCGAGGAGAACGAGTTTCTCTACGATGACCTCGACTTAGAAGACATTC CGCAGGCTCTGGTAGCCACCTCCCCGCCCAGCCACAGCCATCTGGAGGACGAGATCTTCAACCAGTCCAGCAGCACTCCCACCTCCACCACCTCCAGCTCGCCCATTCCGCCCAGCCCTGCCAACTGCACGACG gagaaTTCGGAAGATGACAAGAAGAGGGGGCGGTCGACAGACAGCGAG TCTCCCGCGAAGAACGGTTCGAAAAGCGTCCACAACAACCACCCCCCGCCCTCGCCGGCCGTCACACCCAGCTACCAGCtgggcagcagctccagcacctCTTCCTCGCTGGGCAACGGCCCGGGCTCCAGCAGCAACGGAGCCGTGTCCAACAGCAGCGGGAGCGGTGGGGCCAAGGCCATCCCAGTCGCCGGCCACAcgcccagcacccccaccccctacgcCCAGGCCgtcgcgcccccgccccccggtgccAACGCCTCGCAGCCCCGGCCTCCCAGCGCCCAGCAGAACGCCAGCAAGCAGAACGGGGCCACCA GTTACAGCTCTGTGGTGGCTGACAGCACATCGGACTCCGTTCTCGGCAGCAgcggcccagcgctccccagccagccagtggcCCACAACCCGCCCAGCAGCGCTGC gaaAGAGCCCAGCGGAGCCCCTGCGCCCCCCAGTGCCAGCTCTGGCCTGCTAGTCCCCATGACGGTGAATACCCCAAGCTCCCCGACCCCGTCCTTCTCCGAAGCCAAGCCGAGCCAGCCATTGCTCAACGGGCCGCCCCAGTTCAGCTCCACGCCAGAAATCAAG GCACCCGAGCCCCTGAGCAGCTTGAAATCCATGGCAGAGCGGGCAGCCATTGGATCCAGTATAGAGGACCCAGTGCCATCTCTCCACCTGGCTGAAAGGG ACATTTTAATTAGTAGTACGACCTCGCAGCCGGCCTCCAGCCAGCCGCCTATCCAGCTGTCGGAGGTGAACATCCCTCTCTCCCTGGGGGTCTGCCCCCTGGGACCGGTGCCCCTCACCAAGGAGCAGCTCTACCAGCAGGCCATGGAGGAGGCAGCCTGGCATCACATGCCTCACCCCTCGGACTCAGAGAGGATCCG gcaGTACctgccccggaacccctgcccgaCCCCCCCTTACCACCACCAGATGCCTCCACTGCACTCGGacaccgtggagttctaccagcGGCTCTCGACGGAGACGCTCTTCTTCATCTTCTACTATCTGGAG ggtaCCAAGGCGCAGTACCTGGCGGCCAAAGCCCTGAAGAAGCAGTCGTGGCGGTTCCACACCAAGTACATGATGTGGTTCCAGCGGCACGAGGAGCCCAAGACCATCACGGATGAGTTTGAGCAG GGCACGTACATCTACTTCGACTATGAGAAATGGGGCCAGCGGAAGAAGGAAGGGTTCACTTTCGAGTACCGGTATCTAGAAGACCGTGACCTGCAGTGA
- the CNOT3 gene encoding CCR4-NOT transcription complex subunit 3 isoform X9, producing MADKRKLQGEIDRCLKKVSEGVEQFEDIWQKLHNAANANQKEKYEADLKKEIKKLQRLRDQIKTWVASNEIKDKRQLIDNRKLIETQMERFKVVERETKTKAYSKEGLGLAQKVDPAQKEKEEVGQWLTNTIDTLNMQVDQFESEVESLSVQTRKKKGDKDKQDRIEGLKRHIEKHRYHIRMLETILRMLDNDSIQVDSIRKIKDDVEYYVDSSQDPDFEENEFLYDDLDLEDIPQALVATSPPSHSHLEDEIFNQSSSTPTSTTSSSPIPPSPANCTTENSEDDKKRGRSTDSEVSQSPAKNGSKSVHNNHPPPSPAVTPSYQLGSSSSTSSSLGNGPGSSSNGAVSNSSGSGGAKAIPVAGHTPSTPTPYAQAVAPPPPGANASQPRPPSAQQNASKQNGATSECREEARFKGYSSVVADSTSDSVLGSSGPALPSQPVAHNPPSSAAKEPSGAPAPPSASSGLLVPMTVNTPSSPTPSFSEAKPSQPLLNGPPQFSSTPEIKAPEPLSSLKSMAERAAIGSSIEDPVPSLHLAERDILISSTTSQPASSQPPIQLSEVNIPLSLGVCPLGPVPLTKEQLYQQAMEEAAWHHMPHPSDSERIRQYLPRNPCPTPPYHHQMPPLHSDTVEFYQRLSTETLFFIFYYLEGTKAQYLAAKALKKQSWRFHTKYMMWFQRHEEPKTITDEFEQGTYIYFDYEKWGQRKKEGFTFEYRYLEDRDLQ from the exons aggcTGAGGGACCAGATCAAGACGTGGGTAGCTTCAAACGAGATCAAGGACAAGAGGCAGCTGATAGACAACCGGAAACTCATTGAGACG CAAATGGAGCGGTTCAAGGTGGTGGAGCGGGAGACCAAGACCAAAGCCTACTCCAAGGAGGGGCTGGGCCTGGCGCAGAAAGTCGACCCTGCCcagaaggagaaggaagaggtcGGCCAGTGGTTAACG aacACCATCGACACGCTGAACATGCAGGTGGATCAGTTTGAGAGCGAGGTGGAGTCACTCTCTGTGCAGACACGCAAGAAGAAGGGGGACAAGGAT AAGCAGGACCGGATCGAGGGGCTGAAGCGGCACATCGAAAAGCACCGGTACCACATCCGCATGCTGGAGACCATCCTGCGCATGCTGGACAATGACTCCATCCAGGTGGACTCAATCCGCAAGATCAAGGACGACGTGGAGTATTACGTGGACTCCTCGCAGGACCCCGACTTCGAGGAGAACGAGTTTCTCTACGATGACCTCGACTTAGAAGACATTC CGCAGGCTCTGGTAGCCACCTCCCCGCCCAGCCACAGCCATCTGGAGGACGAGATCTTCAACCAGTCCAGCAGCACTCCCACCTCCACCACCTCCAGCTCGCCCATTCCGCCCAGCCCTGCCAACTGCACGACG gagaaTTCGGAAGATGACAAGAAGAGGGGGCGGTCGACAGACAGCGAGGTCAGTCAG TCTCCCGCGAAGAACGGTTCGAAAAGCGTCCACAACAACCACCCCCCGCCCTCGCCGGCCGTCACACCCAGCTACCAGCtgggcagcagctccagcacctCTTCCTCGCTGGGCAACGGCCCGGGCTCCAGCAGCAACGGAGCCGTGTCCAACAGCAGCGGGAGCGGTGGGGCCAAGGCCATCCCAGTCGCCGGCCACAcgcccagcacccccaccccctacgcCCAGGCCgtcgcgcccccgccccccggtgccAACGCCTCGCAGCCCCGGCCTCCCAGCGCCCAGCAGAACGCCAGCAAGCAGAACGGGGCCACCAGTGAGTGCCGGGAGGAGGCACGGTTCAAGG GTTACAGCTCTGTGGTGGCTGACAGCACATCGGACTCCGTTCTCGGCAGCAgcggcccagcgctccccagccagccagtggcCCACAACCCGCCCAGCAGCGCTGC gaaAGAGCCCAGCGGAGCCCCTGCGCCCCCCAGTGCCAGCTCTGGCCTGCTAGTCCCCATGACGGTGAATACCCCAAGCTCCCCGACCCCGTCCTTCTCCGAAGCCAAGCCGAGCCAGCCATTGCTCAACGGGCCGCCCCAGTTCAGCTCCACGCCAGAAATCAAG GCACCCGAGCCCCTGAGCAGCTTGAAATCCATGGCAGAGCGGGCAGCCATTGGATCCAGTATAGAGGACCCAGTGCCATCTCTCCACCTGGCTGAAAGGG ACATTTTAATTAGTAGTACGACCTCGCAGCCGGCCTCCAGCCAGCCGCCTATCCAGCTGTCGGAGGTGAACATCCCTCTCTCCCTGGGGGTCTGCCCCCTGGGACCGGTGCCCCTCACCAAGGAGCAGCTCTACCAGCAGGCCATGGAGGAGGCAGCCTGGCATCACATGCCTCACCCCTCGGACTCAGAGAGGATCCG gcaGTACctgccccggaacccctgcccgaCCCCCCCTTACCACCACCAGATGCCTCCACTGCACTCGGacaccgtggagttctaccagcGGCTCTCGACGGAGACGCTCTTCTTCATCTTCTACTATCTGGAG ggtaCCAAGGCGCAGTACCTGGCGGCCAAAGCCCTGAAGAAGCAGTCGTGGCGGTTCCACACCAAGTACATGATGTGGTTCCAGCGGCACGAGGAGCCCAAGACCATCACGGATGAGTTTGAGCAG GGCACGTACATCTACTTCGACTATGAGAAATGGGGCCAGCGGAAGAAGGAAGGGTTCACTTTCGAGTACCGGTATCTAGAAGACCGTGACCTGCAGTGA
- the CNOT3 gene encoding CCR4-NOT transcription complex subunit 3 isoform X15, which translates to MADKRKLQGEIDRCLKKVSEGVEQFEDIWQKLHNAANANQKEKYEADLKKEIKKLQRLRDQIKTWVASNEIKDKRQLIDNRKLIETQMERFKVVERETKTKAYSKEGLGLAQKVDPAQKEKEEVGQWLTNTIDTLNMQVDQFESEVESLSVQTRKKKGDKDKQDRIEGLKRHIEKHRYHIRMLETILRMLDNDSIQVDSIRKIKDDVEYYVDSSQDPDFEENEFLYDDLDLEDIPQALVATSPPSHSHLEDEIFNQSSSTPTSTTSSSPIPPSPANCTTENSEDDKKRGRSTDSESPAKNGSKSVHNNHPPPSPAVTPSYQLGSSSSTSSSLGNGPGSSSNGAVSNSSGSGGAKAIPVAGHTPSTPTPYAQAVAPPPPGANASQPRPPSAQQNASKQNGATSYSSVVADSTSDSVLGSSGPALPSQPVAHNPPSSAAKEPSGAPAPPSASSGLLVPMTVNTPSSPTPSFSEAKPSQPLLNGPPQFSSTPEIKAPEPLSSLKSMAERAAIGSSIEDPVPSLHLAERADILISSTTSQPASSQPPIQLSEVNIPLSLGVCPLGPVPLTKEQLYQQAMEEAAWHHMPHPSDSERIRQYLPRNPCPTPPYHHQMPPLHSDTVEFYQRLSTETLFFIFYYLEGTKAQYLAAKALKKQSWRFHTKYMMWFQRHEEPKTITDEFEQGTYIYFDYEKWGQRKKEGFTFEYRYLEDRDLQ; encoded by the exons aggcTGAGGGACCAGATCAAGACGTGGGTAGCTTCAAACGAGATCAAGGACAAGAGGCAGCTGATAGACAACCGGAAACTCATTGAGACG CAAATGGAGCGGTTCAAGGTGGTGGAGCGGGAGACCAAGACCAAAGCCTACTCCAAGGAGGGGCTGGGCCTGGCGCAGAAAGTCGACCCTGCCcagaaggagaaggaagaggtcGGCCAGTGGTTAACG aacACCATCGACACGCTGAACATGCAGGTGGATCAGTTTGAGAGCGAGGTGGAGTCACTCTCTGTGCAGACACGCAAGAAGAAGGGGGACAAGGAT AAGCAGGACCGGATCGAGGGGCTGAAGCGGCACATCGAAAAGCACCGGTACCACATCCGCATGCTGGAGACCATCCTGCGCATGCTGGACAATGACTCCATCCAGGTGGACTCAATCCGCAAGATCAAGGACGACGTGGAGTATTACGTGGACTCCTCGCAGGACCCCGACTTCGAGGAGAACGAGTTTCTCTACGATGACCTCGACTTAGAAGACATTC CGCAGGCTCTGGTAGCCACCTCCCCGCCCAGCCACAGCCATCTGGAGGACGAGATCTTCAACCAGTCCAGCAGCACTCCCACCTCCACCACCTCCAGCTCGCCCATTCCGCCCAGCCCTGCCAACTGCACGACG gagaaTTCGGAAGATGACAAGAAGAGGGGGCGGTCGACAGACAGCGAG TCTCCCGCGAAGAACGGTTCGAAAAGCGTCCACAACAACCACCCCCCGCCCTCGCCGGCCGTCACACCCAGCTACCAGCtgggcagcagctccagcacctCTTCCTCGCTGGGCAACGGCCCGGGCTCCAGCAGCAACGGAGCCGTGTCCAACAGCAGCGGGAGCGGTGGGGCCAAGGCCATCCCAGTCGCCGGCCACAcgcccagcacccccaccccctacgcCCAGGCCgtcgcgcccccgccccccggtgccAACGCCTCGCAGCCCCGGCCTCCCAGCGCCCAGCAGAACGCCAGCAAGCAGAACGGGGCCACCA GTTACAGCTCTGTGGTGGCTGACAGCACATCGGACTCCGTTCTCGGCAGCAgcggcccagcgctccccagccagccagtggcCCACAACCCGCCCAGCAGCGCTGC gaaAGAGCCCAGCGGAGCCCCTGCGCCCCCCAGTGCCAGCTCTGGCCTGCTAGTCCCCATGACGGTGAATACCCCAAGCTCCCCGACCCCGTCCTTCTCCGAAGCCAAGCCGAGCCAGCCATTGCTCAACGGGCCGCCCCAGTTCAGCTCCACGCCAGAAATCAAG GCACCCGAGCCCCTGAGCAGCTTGAAATCCATGGCAGAGCGGGCAGCCATTGGATCCAGTATAGAGGACCCAGTGCCATCTCTCCACCTGGCTGAAAGGG CAGACATTTTAATTAGTAGTACGACCTCGCAGCCGGCCTCCAGCCAGCCGCCTATCCAGCTGTCGGAGGTGAACATCCCTCTCTCCCTGGGGGTCTGCCCCCTGGGACCGGTGCCCCTCACCAAGGAGCAGCTCTACCAGCAGGCCATGGAGGAGGCAGCCTGGCATCACATGCCTCACCCCTCGGACTCAGAGAGGATCCG gcaGTACctgccccggaacccctgcccgaCCCCCCCTTACCACCACCAGATGCCTCCACTGCACTCGGacaccgtggagttctaccagcGGCTCTCGACGGAGACGCTCTTCTTCATCTTCTACTATCTGGAG ggtaCCAAGGCGCAGTACCTGGCGGCCAAAGCCCTGAAGAAGCAGTCGTGGCGGTTCCACACCAAGTACATGATGTGGTTCCAGCGGCACGAGGAGCCCAAGACCATCACGGATGAGTTTGAGCAG GGCACGTACATCTACTTCGACTATGAGAAATGGGGCCAGCGGAAGAAGGAAGGGTTCACTTTCGAGTACCGGTATCTAGAAGACCGTGACCTGCAGTGA
- the CNOT3 gene encoding CCR4-NOT transcription complex subunit 3 isoform X2, producing MADKRKLQGEIDRCLKKVSEGVEQFEDIWQKLHNAANANQKEKYEADLKKEIKKLQRLRDQIKTWVASNEIKDKRQLIDNRKLIETQMERFKVVERETKTKAYSKEGLGLAQKVDPAQKEKEEVGQWLTNTIDTLNMQVDQFESEVESLSVQTRKKKGDKDKQDRIEGLKRHIEKHRYHIRMLETILRMLDNDSIQVDSIRKIKDDVEYYVDSSQDPDFEENEFLYDDLDLEDIPQALVATSPPSHSHLEDEIFNQSSSTPTSTTSSSPIPPSPANCTTENSEDDKKRGRSTDSEVSQSPAKNGSKSVHNNHPPPSPAVTPSYQLGSSSSTSSSLGNGPGSSSNGAVSNSSGSGGAKAIPVAGHTPSTPTPYAQAVAPPPPGANASQPRPPSAQQNASKQNGATSECREEARFKGYSSVVADSTSDSVLGSSGPALPSQPVAHNPPSSAAKEPSGAPAPPSASSGLLVPMTVNTPSSPTPSFSEAKPSQPLLNGPPQFSSTPEIKAPEPLSSLKSMAERAAIGSSIEDPVPSLHLAERDILISSTTSQPASSQPPIQLSEVNIPLSLGVCPLGPVPLTKEQLYQQAMEEAAWHHMPHPSDSERIRQYLPRNPCPTPPYHHQMPPLHSDTVEFYQRLSTETLFFIFYYLEVQKGPLCRLERSIVPPCLAAAAAFPSGRRGEGTKAQYLAAKALKKQSWRFHTKYMMWFQRHEEPKTITDEFEQGTYIYFDYEKWGQRKKEGFTFEYRYLEDRDLQ from the exons aggcTGAGGGACCAGATCAAGACGTGGGTAGCTTCAAACGAGATCAAGGACAAGAGGCAGCTGATAGACAACCGGAAACTCATTGAGACG CAAATGGAGCGGTTCAAGGTGGTGGAGCGGGAGACCAAGACCAAAGCCTACTCCAAGGAGGGGCTGGGCCTGGCGCAGAAAGTCGACCCTGCCcagaaggagaaggaagaggtcGGCCAGTGGTTAACG aacACCATCGACACGCTGAACATGCAGGTGGATCAGTTTGAGAGCGAGGTGGAGTCACTCTCTGTGCAGACACGCAAGAAGAAGGGGGACAAGGAT AAGCAGGACCGGATCGAGGGGCTGAAGCGGCACATCGAAAAGCACCGGTACCACATCCGCATGCTGGAGACCATCCTGCGCATGCTGGACAATGACTCCATCCAGGTGGACTCAATCCGCAAGATCAAGGACGACGTGGAGTATTACGTGGACTCCTCGCAGGACCCCGACTTCGAGGAGAACGAGTTTCTCTACGATGACCTCGACTTAGAAGACATTC CGCAGGCTCTGGTAGCCACCTCCCCGCCCAGCCACAGCCATCTGGAGGACGAGATCTTCAACCAGTCCAGCAGCACTCCCACCTCCACCACCTCCAGCTCGCCCATTCCGCCCAGCCCTGCCAACTGCACGACG gagaaTTCGGAAGATGACAAGAAGAGGGGGCGGTCGACAGACAGCGAGGTCAGTCAG TCTCCCGCGAAGAACGGTTCGAAAAGCGTCCACAACAACCACCCCCCGCCCTCGCCGGCCGTCACACCCAGCTACCAGCtgggcagcagctccagcacctCTTCCTCGCTGGGCAACGGCCCGGGCTCCAGCAGCAACGGAGCCGTGTCCAACAGCAGCGGGAGCGGTGGGGCCAAGGCCATCCCAGTCGCCGGCCACAcgcccagcacccccaccccctacgcCCAGGCCgtcgcgcccccgccccccggtgccAACGCCTCGCAGCCCCGGCCTCCCAGCGCCCAGCAGAACGCCAGCAAGCAGAACGGGGCCACCAGTGAGTGCCGGGAGGAGGCACGGTTCAAGG GTTACAGCTCTGTGGTGGCTGACAGCACATCGGACTCCGTTCTCGGCAGCAgcggcccagcgctccccagccagccagtggcCCACAACCCGCCCAGCAGCGCTGC gaaAGAGCCCAGCGGAGCCCCTGCGCCCCCCAGTGCCAGCTCTGGCCTGCTAGTCCCCATGACGGTGAATACCCCAAGCTCCCCGACCCCGTCCTTCTCCGAAGCCAAGCCGAGCCAGCCATTGCTCAACGGGCCGCCCCAGTTCAGCTCCACGCCAGAAATCAAG GCACCCGAGCCCCTGAGCAGCTTGAAATCCATGGCAGAGCGGGCAGCCATTGGATCCAGTATAGAGGACCCAGTGCCATCTCTCCACCTGGCTGAAAGGG ACATTTTAATTAGTAGTACGACCTCGCAGCCGGCCTCCAGCCAGCCGCCTATCCAGCTGTCGGAGGTGAACATCCCTCTCTCCCTGGGGGTCTGCCCCCTGGGACCGGTGCCCCTCACCAAGGAGCAGCTCTACCAGCAGGCCATGGAGGAGGCAGCCTGGCATCACATGCCTCACCCCTCGGACTCAGAGAGGATCCG gcaGTACctgccccggaacccctgcccgaCCCCCCCTTACCACCACCAGATGCCTCCACTGCACTCGGacaccgtggagttctaccagcGGCTCTCGACGGAGACGCTCTTCTTCATCTTCTACTATCTGGAGGTACAGAAGGGCCCCCTCTGCAGGCTAGAGCGCTCTATAGTCCCGCCCTGTCTGGCCGCCGCTGCCGCCTTTCCCTCGGGCAGGAGGGGCGAG ggtaCCAAGGCGCAGTACCTGGCGGCCAAAGCCCTGAAGAAGCAGTCGTGGCGGTTCCACACCAAGTACATGATGTGGTTCCAGCGGCACGAGGAGCCCAAGACCATCACGGATGAGTTTGAGCAG GGCACGTACATCTACTTCGACTATGAGAAATGGGGCCAGCGGAAGAAGGAAGGGTTCACTTTCGAGTACCGGTATCTAGAAGACCGTGACCTGCAGTGA